The proteins below are encoded in one region of Labeo rohita strain BAU-BD-2019 chromosome 15, IGBB_LRoh.1.0, whole genome shotgun sequence:
- the si:ch211-137a8.2 gene encoding nesprin-2 → MLEETSLKASHHGNTRAGPRGSDEDREEKQTCVDMNPQSGLYLQSSETCFSTRSSPLHDDLNEFSNDCSSIGDSSQDASFSLESCVKLERRWMLWYEFKKELSSLDDWLRSAEKIAASPNSSHVLYVTAKEELQKYENLRAEARIRLIQLDGLTQRSRTLVGLFRGAMGARLVEMTKDSGQRWDQLSNTLETVCRRLKHFVCQREDFERQREEMAVWLADMDLRLTEVEHFSGKDTCSKMHQLQGFQEAVGESASRLNDLLQHGEELIQRSEPADAQAIENQLQELLLHCTHVFQGLGRLHTRLLSMRLVFEEDWALCTPDSGCPSESMLEDDCFIDRSMAPQSQACQDHLVLEWDPSVDIGGSMSHDDTDSSSFSAAAGVPCTDEPAKYSRRRRVYMSPVDSQPDNAAVSVKQPGIKKSLECAAPPQTPVPDIRAGKPQYAGPFKTSTPETRSPEPVTFDPERISAWLGQTHQLCSKAVQTEPDLQPRSSFSSLPSGKEKEEEGDEYQEDVLPQRRPHPQRAPHMCSTPCPPLSCDLQHHSYQRHEDPQRQQERLCFPDSLEDNTRAESSRDLCGPKSSAGSLYHIGTWLLRPLRFFNVRKAFAPLLVLFLGLLLAVVIWPLISLHDTTSCHRTNTMTRSFHLALHYKGPPPT, encoded by the exons ATGTTAGAAGAGACGTCACTCAAAGCCAGTCACCATGGAAACACCAGAGCAGGCCCTAGAGGAAGTGATGAAGACAGAGAAGAGAAGCAAACATGTGTCGATATGAACCCCCAAAGTGGTCTCTACCTGCAGTCCTCTGAGACCTGCTTTTCCACGAGAAGCTCTCCACTACATGATGATTTGAATGAGTTCTCTAATGACTGTTCATCCATTGGAGACTCGAGCCAAGATGCTTCATTCTCCCTCGAGAGCTGCGTCAA GCTGGAGAGGAGGTGGATGCTGTGGTATGAATTCAAGAAAGAGCTCTCCTCTTTGGATGACTGGCTTCGATCAGCTGAGAAAATAGCAGCGTCCCCGAACTCCAGCCATGTGCTGTATGTTACAGCAAAAGAGGAGCTACAAAAGTATGAG AACCTGCGTGCCGAGGCCAGGATACGTTTAATCCAGCTGGACGGACTGACCCAGAGGAGTCGAACTCTGGTCGGCCTGTTCAGAGGTGCAATGGGCGCGAGGCTTGTAGAAATGACAAAGGACTCTGGACAGCGCTGGGATCAGCTCAGCAACACACTGGAGACTGTGTGCCGCAGGTTGAAG CATTTCGTCTGCCAGCGGGAGGATTTTGAGAGGCAGAGGGAAGAGATGGCAGTGTGGCTCGCTGATATGGACCTCAGGCTGACTGAAGTGGAGCACTTCTCAGGCAAAGACACCTGCTCGAAGATGCACCAGCTTCAG GGCTTTCAGGAAGCAGTTGGAGAGAGTGCGAGTCGACTGAACGATTTGCTCCAGCATGGAGAAGAGCTGATCCAAAGAAGCGAGCCGGCTGATGCCCAGGCCATCGAAAACCAGCTACAGGAACTCCTGCTCCACTGTACCCACGTCTTTCAGGGCCTGGGCCGTCTGCATACGCGCCTGCTCAGCATGAGACTG GTTTTTGAAGAGGATTGGGCTCTGTGTACTCCTGACTCTGGCTGTCCATCTGAGAGTATGCTGGAGGATGATTGTTTTATAGACCGCAGCATGGCGCCTCAGTCTCAGGCCTGTCAAGATCACCTGGTTCTGGAGTGGGACCCTTCGGTGGACATTGGTGGTTCAATGTCCCATGATGACACAGACTCATCCTCCTTCAGTGCAGCTGCAG GTGTGCCTTGCACAGATGAACCAGCCAAATATTCGCGGAGGAGGAGAGTCTACATGAGTCCTGTGGACTCGCAGCCAGACAATGCTGCTGTCAGCGTCAAGCAGCCA ggcaTTAAGAAGAGCTTAGAGTGTGCGGCCCCACCCCAGACGCCAGTGCCAG ACATCAGAGCTGGCAAGCCTCAGTACGCTGGGCCATTTAAGACTTCCACACCTGAAACTAGGTCTCCTGAGCCTGTGACCTTTGACCCAGAGCGCATCAGTGCTTGGCTGGGCCAGACGCATCAACTTTGTTCTAAAGCCGTCCAGACGGAGCCTGACCTACAG CCGCGCTCCAGTTTTTCATCTCTGCCATCCGgaaaggagaaggaggaggagggagATGAGTATCAAGAGGACGTGCTCCCCCAGAGACGCCCCCACCCACAGCGAGCTCCGCACATGTGCTCCACCCCCTGCCCGCCCCTGTCATGTGACCTCCAGCATCACTCTTACCAACGTCACGAAGACCCACAG AGGCAGCAGGAGAGACTTTGTTTCCCCGACTCTTTGGAGGACAACACCCGTGCAGAGTCGAGTCG tGACCTGTGTGGACCGAAGTCTTCCGCTGGCAGCTTATACCACATTGGCACCTGGCTTTTGAGGCCCCTAAGGTTTTTTAATGTGCGAAAGGCCTTTGCACCACTCCTGGTCCTTTTTTTAGGCCTCCTGCTTGCTGTGGTGATCTGGCCCCTCATCTCGCTCCATGATACCACCTCATGCCATCGGACCAATACCATGACCCGTTCATTTCACTTGGCCCTACATTACAAAGGACCCCCTCCCACCTGA
- the si:ch211-137a8.4 gene encoding uncharacterized protein si:ch211-137a8.4 codes for MAATEANAEPVQAEIVENKAEVETTNPAPASTEEAPASTEETQPITEAPPSTEQPADSKSKPASEKIWDSFLNKSGLGKVMGGKKKKEQQTGAEDTTGEEQDKVSSQNDQGDAAGPKEQESSQPAEAGEAAAADGQTIEKAPENEEASQEQKPSGAKPKQGEKSSVRDFIRNPVAKIFSHKSTDKKDGTGALQKRSKSLDRLEDADASTNVADQAEEPQTADEPDKSNPQTTKNMKRWHSFKKLMAQKSHKKSTDESKDAEGAEGTSADGAGDSGTLDSTTKSEHSGQKRWKLKRSWTFQGLKRDSSVVGIHKPKDKDSSDVKDENAPETEQGTEDVKVASDVETQEKTEGEEEKGATASTQHAKSVDHHANEIWTSFKKRVIPKSKRAADAGGVEEEVAGEQEQTDEPQAGKDSSKTAKAKRTHFNRAVSLKNFILRKGKSTSVDMGEGTAAQKDGDGEAKEVDGLDDAADVPQTGSEEQTEAQSESNNEAQVAGEHKSSDGEDSSHTSAPSGQPSDKSHVADPAPEGGDQAEPKANGENGCSDATSEDIAAHNHEATTQNDVKDEETNQETIDTSGKTCPKDGKILNQDGKCDTVNAVAQSEKKAGNV; via the exons atggCGGCAACTGAGGCTAATGCAGAGCCTGTCCAAGCAGAGATTGTCGAGAACAAGGCCGAGGTAGAAACCACAAATCCTGCCCCAGCTTCGACAGAAGAAGCCCCAGCTTCAACAGAAGAAACACAGCCTATTACCGAGGCACCGCCAAGCACAGAGCAACCAGCTGATAGCAAATCTAAACCAGCCTCTGAGAAAATATGGGactcttttttaaataaaagcggGCTTGGGAAAGTAATGGGagggaagaagaagaaggagcAGCAGACGGGAGCAGAGGATACTACTGGTGAGGAGCAGGATAAGGTCTCCAGCCAGAATGATCAAGGGGATGCTGCAGGCCCTAAAGAGCAGGAATCTAGTCAGCCAGCAGAAGCTGGTGAAGCTGCAGCAGCTGATGGGCAGACTATTGAAAAGGCACCAGAAAATGAGGAGGCTTCCCAAGAGCAAAAACCATCGGGTGCCAAGCCAAAGCAAGGAGAGAAGTCCAGTGTTAGAGACTTCATCCGCAACCCTGTTGCTAAAATTTTCTCACACAAAAGCACAGACAAAAAGGATGGCACAGGTGCTCTCCAAAAACGGTCAAAATCACTAGACAGGCTGGAAGACGCTGATGCCAGCACAAATGTGGCAGACCAAGCCGAGGAGCCTCAGACTGCAGACGAGCCAGACAAGTCTAACCCCCAAACGACGAAAAACATGAAACGCTGGCACTCTTTTAAGAAACTCATGGCTCAGAAAAGTCACAAGAAAAGCACAGATGAGTCCAAGGATGCTGAGGGGGCAGAAGGAACCAGTGCAGATGGAGCAGGAGACAGTGGGACGCTGGATTCCACTACAAAGTCAGAGCACTCTGGGCAAAAACGGTGGAAGCTAAAGAGATCCTGGACATTCCAAGGTCTGAAGAGAGATTCGTCAGTTGTTGGCATCCACAAACCAAAGGACAAAGACTCTTCAGATGTAAAAGATGAAAACGCCCCAGAGACCGAGCAGGGGACGGAAGACGTAAAGGTAGCCAGTGACGTAGAAACCCAGGAAAAGACTGAGGGTGAGGAGGAGAAAGGAGCCACTGCTTCTACGCAGCATGCAAAATCTGTGGACCATCATGCAAACGAGATCTGGACCTCTTTCAAAAAACGAGTTATTCCCAAGTCCAAGAGGGCAGCTGACGCTGGTGGCGTAGAGGAGGAAGTGGCAGGTGAGCAAGAGCAGACTGATGAACCACAGGCGGGTAAAGACTCAAGCAAGACGGCCAAGGCAAAAAGGACACACTTCAACCGTGCTGTGTCGCTAAAGAACTTCATACTGCGAAAGGGGAAGAGCACCAGTGTGGACATGGGGGAGGGTACAGCAGCCCAGAAAGATGGAGATGGAGAGGCTAAAGAGGTGGACGGCCTCGATGATGCAGCTGATGTCCCACAGACTGGATCAGAGGAGCAGACTGAGGCTCAGAGTGAGAGCAATAATGAAGCTCAGGTGGCAGGCGAACACAAGAGTTCTGATGGAGAGGACAGCTCCCACACTAGTGCACCATCTGGTCAGCCATCAGACAAGTCTCATGTAGCTGATCCAGCACCAGAGGGTGGAGACCAGGCAGAGCCAAAAGCCAACGGTGAGAATGGATGCTCGGATGCTACATCGGAGGACATCGCCGCACACAATCATGAAGCAACAACCCAGAATGATGTGAAGGACGAGGAGACCAACCAGGAGACCATAGACACTAGTGGCAAAACTTGTCCGAAGGACGGGAAGATTCTCAATCAAGACGGGAAGTGCGATACTGTCAATGCAGTTGCCCAAAGCG aaaaaaaggCGGGAAACGTGTGA